CTGCAAGGATAGGATTGAAGGACACTGAGGTTATCTATATGGGTCAATCAAGCAGTCATACTTTTTGTCTTGTTGATGGGGTGAAGTTTTTTTCATCTCACAACAAAGAGTACATCAACCTTCATGTATCATCTCTCTGACATTTTCAACTTGACCCGGAAAAAATGCAAATCCTATCAACTTACATTTTCTCAATTGGAAATCTACAACAAGGCCAACATCTGACAGCCGTTGTCAACATTTGAAACAGTCCAGTAATTCCCAGTATTTTCCCTCTGGCACTGTACTCACTTCAGAGCTGGCGTCCTGGGTCTCTTCATTGTGAGATAAACGGCTGACACGGCCGGTGTTATTGACGCTCACGTAGACCTGCAGACAGGGGTATTTGGAGACTCTCCAGCAGTCTGACCCACAGTTGTAGGAACAGTTCATGTCTGCTGTGACCGTAGAGTtgagaacaacacacacaccctcctctGTCCACAcgctgttttgacatttaaatgaaaacccaatttaatgcaaaaaataaaaggcaTAAAAACAGTTTGGGGTTCTCATAGTATGAAATCAACTAAGCTTGGGGTATAATTTTCTCCTGAAAATCTGCTTGTGGatttttttggggaggggggttgTTGCAATTTTCAGGTTGAGAAAGCAGTGAAACAGTTTGTCAACAAGCATatctgatgaataaaacatacctCTGACAGGAATATCAAAGTTAACACTTTCACAAGGCTTTACACAAAAAGGCAATTCTAACAGCAGGCCTGTACCTGTCTGCGTAGGAGCGTAATATGGTGATTCCCAGGACAAAGTACATCATGACAGAGGAGAGGATCATTCCGAGACCCAGGAAAATGGCCCGATCTTCACCAGGCTTTAGAGCTGTCACTGTCTTCTTCTTGTCCAATATATCTACCTCACGGAATTTCTTGTAGATCGATCTGATGATGGAAGAACAGATGAAGAAGATTCATGTCATGACTTAGAAGCCACAGTgaaaatactataatattatGAGGTGAagataaaagtgttaaatagGTGAAACAGTTTCCCCCCATAGGCCACAGGAGCCTTATTCCTCCTCTGCAGCATTTTAAGCCAATGTTTAcctcctttcatttcctccgCCTGATCCAGCCTTATTTTTGGCCCCTGCCACGAAGAACATCTTTCCTGATGATCcccgtcctcctttccttgccGAGGCAGAACGGAAAGACTGTTGAAAAGACCTGTGAGGAATTATAGACAATTTTGTATTTAGCTGTCCTGTGGGATGACAGTTAAGTTTGTAACACTGAAATACACTGTTCACTAACAGAAATCCCAAGTCACTGCTTAGAGAACAAGGCAATTTAGTAAGAAAAGTAAACTACAAATCATACTGTACCTTTGGTGCATATTTGCTGTCAAACTCTGAAATTACGTGCAGTTTTGTAGAAAAATAGCGAGTATATGCTTCTCCTAATAACCCTGCCAACTGCAGTTCCTCATTATCAGTATATTATGATGTGTTGGGGGCAGGAAGCACCCCTGATATAGTGGACTACCTGGTCCCAACCACCAGGTAAACATGTCATTTTGAACACAAAGCACCTCTACAAAAAGGTAAACAAGATGACAGATTGCCACGGATGAAAGGTGTTAATGCTGATGAGGCGCTGCATGAAAAACCTACCCGCTGTATCCTGAACTCTTCTGCTGTCAACACAAAGTCATTGCTTCCTCTCTtggcacaacaacaacaccttGCATGtaccgcctctctctctctgcgggTCCTGCCATTTGGAGGAAACACAGCGTTGAAAGCTACACATGCAGCTTCAGTCCCATAAATAACATTAGCCTTAATTCAGATGCAAATGAATGGACAACTAAGACATTATGAGTTATTAGTTCTGGGTTGATTGAGTATTAGCGTTGAGGTGAGGGTCGATGCAATACCACTCTCGAGATTGCCaggcatttatttaaaaatgtcattaagaacaaatgtatttacacaGGCACGTCAGTAGTTCTGCACGGTCGTATTGTTAATTctgttaaaaatctaaaaatgtgccaaaaataCTCAAGTTAACAATCAAATCCTATTGTTTATTTTCCCTGCCTCAGATGCAGAATAATCAGCACAGAATGGATCATTCAGTCTGCTAACATGTGAGCAAAATAAGCaggcttgttttcatttttgcgGGGGATAAAAAAAACCTAGCCTTGAGTGCTGGGAGCAGAATAGTTAGAAAACAAGCCAACAAGTTCCTGTTAGATGAGTAATTTCCTCGTTGTATTACATTCCCAGCTGCTTAGGGGAAATGTTGCTGAGAGTCAACCCCAGTGTGACACAAGACATCTGAAGGAAATCATAAAATGTTATCTACGTGTGTGCCTTCCTCGAAACATTCCATACTATTTTACATGCCCACCCCCCCCAAAGAGTCACACTTACATGAATTTTATGCTCTGTCTTACAACTTTTCTCCTCCGTATCAGCATGCTGACCATTGCCTCCTGAGTGCCTCAAGTTCCACACATAACTGTATTGATTTCAGCtaaacatggacacacacacacacaaacacacacacacacactttaaaaatgaccaCCTTTTACTCCTTGTGCCAACGTTAGAGGTGAGCTAAAGCTTTTAAAGGCTTTTGAAAGCGGCTCATTTGTTGGAAGCTGTGCCTCATGCGCCACAGAGGCTGGACTTACAGCGGCAGGTGACTTCCTACCTAATAACTTATAAGGAATGACTGGTGACGCTCACCGTAATGAAATACGGGTCCAGCAGTCTTGGCTGACCTTGCAGGCCCTTACAAGTTGGCTCCAAATTAGGTAAACCAACTTAAAACATCCAAGAAAAAAGCTCAAAATGTGATATAGACATTTTCCATACTTGGTATGTTCCATTTTAAAATTGGTGTTACCACAGTGTTTGTAGTCATTTTCTCACACAATAGCAATTTTCTCAGTTATCAAAGCTTTTTGAAATTTGATCCCCTTGAGGGAATGAAAAGCATGTAAATTTTGCCTGAAAATCTGAAAGTACAAAGTAAGTACAATAACTAAACAGATTTTTTGTGGAGTGGTTCTCTGAATGTCCAATTGTCTGAGCATTTTGaaagatgtattttaaatgtatttgccTCTTCACTCACATCATCACTGCTTATTTAAAAAGCTACTGAGTCCTCAGTGTTGCCACCTGAAGCAGTGGATTGGAGTGAGACAGTCTTTGTGTATCTGAGGAGATGCTCCGAGTCCCGGCAGCGTGTGAAACTGCTTATACCGGCAGGAACGGACTGTTCGGATTTTCCTATTATCAGTTTAATGAACAACATATCCTGAGCCAGAGGCAGATAAGATCAGCCGGCCTCCCTGTATATTTTTTATGGGTGTGTCCTTGGTTCATATTTCTTCCAGCTGCCTCTCTCCCATGTTGAAAGCttgagtgaatgagtgatgaGGCAAAATGGCATGTGGCAGACTGCATAATTGTAGAGCAGGTGcatctgtatttgttttgtatttcattattttatttctgagatcattaaagtgaaataaatggaACAAATAGAAACTAGTTTTAGGTTGAATTGGTTTCTTTATGTGTCAGATCATCTTTGATCCTGCAGATTTTGATTTACTATGTGTTTACTTCCACTGTGGCATTCAAAGCGTGGCCTGCTTTCAACACGCTCTTTGATGGAGAATGTCTCAGGATGTATTTTTTGCCTTGTCCTTCCAGTGATTATTGCTTCCCTGTCAGGTGCCTGAGTGTTTGCTGCCTTTCAAAAGTCATGTACAGCACCCCACAGGGCGGTAAACACTTACCTGAAGTGCGATAAACTAGCAGCTGGATCGCGTGAACAGTGTGAGACACAATAAACTGCATTTCTCAATAAGAACATTGTACATGCCATTAACATTATTGTACACAATGCAATGTCAAAACCCATTCATCTAttcatgaatgaattaaatggattttacagatgtttactGCCCCATTGGTCCTCAAACAGTCACGTGTCTGTTCCTATCAGTGATGAAAAAATCACCCAATTGAGATTCGTCAGGGAACctctgaataaaatgttttaatttgcagTAGTCTTGTGCATTTTTTAGCTACCCACATAGCTAAATCAGAACCCTTATAAATCAATTTCACATGTATGAGACCAGTAAGATTTAAAATCCTTTGTACTGGCAGCTAAGTGCTGTGTGTTGAGCCTCTCTCGTGTGCTGGATCATTTTTAACCACATGGTCTGATATCTGTGTCCAGTCTCAGTGTTCCTCGCTGGTGCCTGTAATAATCTCTTTCTTTGCACGTCCAAATGGTAATAAGCCCCAGCTTTTGTGTATGACTAACATGTACTAAGTTGAAATAGCAGTGATAATATGTCCAATCTGTGAGGTCCTACCTCTTGTCGCTGGGGCTGTTATGATAATCCAGACTTTTGGCTACAACTGTCAGCAGTGGCTCTCCAACATGGTCTGGGCTCCCGGGGACAGCAGCTGGCTACCTCTTATTTAAACTCTTACCCCCAAGTGAACAGGATGCCTGCCATACCTGTGTACGTAATATGAGTTCCCTGTACAATGCAGTCAGGCTTAAAATGAGATGGTCCCAGCACAATGAATCTCCAGTGTACCTCCAAATAACTGACTATGAAGGGCTCCCATGTGGTCCCATTGCTATGTCTGTTGCAGGCACTGCTGCACATCCATAGAGTAATTCAGGGccacttattttaaaaaacacctcTGCCTTTTCATGTCACAAATGTACAGGAGTTTATGTATAGGCAGCTTGAAAGAAACTGCTTCAGAACACCATGACTATACAACTGTGCCACATTTCACCACAAGGTGTCTCTGCAACCTCAGAAACTGGAGAAAGAGAAATTAAAGGTGTGGGTGTTACCTCCTCTAGAGGTCAATCTGATTAAAAGCAACAACTCACATGGAAAGCTTGAATATTTTGTGGTGAATGCTTTCTTTAGGTagaaagataaatatatatttgtgaaaTGTGGTGGGAATCACCTCGGGAAGGCTAATTTGATCAAAGCATTGGCCATAAATCTATTTTgttatatctttttttgtttaaggaTGCACATTTTGTAGATGATCTAGAGCAAATGAATACACTAAATGTTGTTGTTGGCAGTGCCCATGGTTCCCCTGAGACTGGACATCTTCTCACATGGTCGGGGTCAGAAAAACAGATGTCATTTTGAACcatgacaaaaatatatataacgtGACACATTTTGCGAGCAAAATTAATCTAAAGAGGTAATACATTGTTTTGTGATGAACAATGAAATCCTCTCTGTAGGCAGGATAGTTCTGGTCTGACCAGCTGGGGGATTTTCCCTCGCAGACCCCAGCTGATGAGCCATCTTGGCTGCAGTCATTACTCATTCCCCTTGGTGTGCGTGTGATTATGAAAGTCTGTCCCTCATTGCAGATCAGATTGTGTAAGGAGGTTCACACTGTTCATCACTTTACTTCCTGTGAGCCCCATCCAGCTGCTGAGCAGAGAGTCCAGAACATAAGAAGACTATTTCCCTGAAGAACGCCAGACCTCCATCCGGCCTCTTAGTTCAGATTCGTCCCCCTTCAATTATACCCAAATTAagccttgaaaaaaaaaaagaaaaaacattccCTTTGCATACAGTAAGACAGCAGGAAAACATGCACAATTATAAcaggatgaggagaaaaaagacTCAAGGGCACATGGAAAGGCATTAGTATTTATTTGAGGTTAGGCCTAAACATAGCTACAAAGAGGTGCAGACTGTCTTCGAATGCCACATTTGGAGGTGAAACGATGTTGGAGATGATGGAGGGGGGGATGAAAGGCGATTctgcttctttgtttttctccgGATCTAAAAATAGCTCTTGCTGAGCAGGCAAGTAAAGCAGAGATGCAGTCCCTTTTCTTTGctccattttcctctttttttctgccgCTCGCCTTCTCAACGCATCCTGTTAATGATGCATGTGATATGAATTTTAAGTCAGACATGTTAACACTTATTAGATCAGGCTGGTCTTGTCCAATATGAATTGATGTTATAATGAATTACATATCAGGGAGAGTTATTAATATGTATGTGGCGGCTGAGTGCAGTGTCACCAGTGCTGCTGTTTATCAGTCTGCTGAAAGATATAATTGAGTGGAAGGTTGGGACTGTCCATTGTGCATATCTCTCATCATGCCTCTGATCTTTCATTAGATGCATCTGTACCCTCAATAAGGAAAATACAAATCATCAGCCTGTTAGAGTTTGTATTCTGTGCACTTGCAACAGAGAATCCCAAGCAGGCATTACATATTCTGATGATGTTAAAAAGTTAAAGAagttaaagagttaaaaaaaagaatcactGATATCCTGTTAATATTGATATCATGACATCTTTTCTGAGAAAATTAGGCATTGCCTCAAAGATTTTACACCACCTATCCAGATCTCAGATGTAGCCTCTACAGTAATCTCCAGgtcattttatttcttcttctttacacacaaacaacaaacaacaaacacacgaaAATGAATAGGCAATGCTGCTGTTGCTAAGGCAGTTGATAAAGCTCGCTGCCACTTGTGTGGCTGTATCCAAGCAATTACACAATGCCAACAGGTCCAGCACATATTTATCAGTGTTGCTGCTGTGCTTGCATCCCTAGCAACCTTGTGTTATTGTCCTGCAGATTAGTTCCCCACCTCCACACAGATATCATACTGCTGTACTCCTTCCAGTCTCACATTTATGGAAGGAAACTGTGCTGATCAGCACAAACTTCACTTAAGATTTAGGAATTTAGGCTGAGATGTATTTTCTATTCATGTATGGCAGTAGTATGTGCATGTACTGTAAGTGTATGTAAAAAGGGATGAGTAGGATTTTCAGTCACACAGAAGAGGTGAGTCAATTCACAATATTTGCCCCTAGAGTGAATCATAAATTGTGTAAAAGCCTGGCATCAGAAAGGAGGAATTCGCCTCGCATTTCTTTTCTGGCAGCCAAAACTCCCTCACACAGTGGGAGCGATGGAGCACATATTTCAGTTTCTCCTGGCTTGAGGAGAAAGAAGCGAGGCAGAATGAAGGAAATCACTCTTAATTGAATTAATAGAGGCAAACAGCAATAAAACTGAAGCCGcttttgcagtattttgtttGAAGTAGAAGCCTATCAAAATCCAAACCATATAAGTGCTGATGTTTGTGCCATCAAGACCATCCTCCCAGTTTTTGTTCTGTGTGAAGAGATTATAATTCATTGCAAGACCCCATCACTCATCcatatttgtgattttgtggCACAGGATATTAGACAGGGAGGTCTCTGGTGGATGAGTTGCAAGGATGTTGACAAAGGGCCAGATGAGCACGGAAATAATTGAGTGGGTGTATCAAACAGCTCAGGGCCTGGGAGgtagcaaagaaaaaaaatatgtggaCTGCAGCTCCTGCTACAGTCAAATCCATCACTCAGCAACACTGTGTGTAGACTAGATCATAGAGCGGATATACAAACAAATTTGAACCTTTTCGACTTTTACTATCTGATTGCATGCAAATACTGTACTTCTGCCTTATTATCAATGTTGACTTAGAGTAAGAGGATATGCAAAGCCATGTTTTTGCAATGATACGTTATTTGTTGCACGTAATTACACACCGCTGTTGTAGTTGTTCTTTcgttttcttgtgtttgtgaAGATGTGAAGATGCAAAGATGATTAGAGATAAAGGAAGGATGTTGTAAGTGCATCTGTACTCCCAGCAGAGATTCTTACatttgtggtaaaaaaaaaaaaaaactgcaacaaagGATGTACTGAATATGCTGCACAGTTGCTTTGGTTGTACAACTAATGTAATGATCCCCGATTCAGCATTTCATGGTATGTCATCATCTCACATAGGAAAGGCAGAGGCAGCCAATTACATGGAGGGCAGTCACTGATCGCATGTGCACAAGTTATATTGTGGTAGAGAGTACATCGTATTGAATCATGAAGGTCAGCACCCAATTTTTGGTCAAGGTGAATAACTGAtatttcatgaatatttaattatcTGGGTACAGTTTGAATATCTTCACACAATCATCTTCATTGGGGGCATTGGGAAAATTAATATGATTATGGATTATCTATCgaggtattaaaaaaaaaaaaaaaaattaaaaatctgtgTAAAACACAGATTGCAATGATGATGTAAGCTTGTTGTTGACTTTCCCAGTCTGAATGACTGAGCAAAGGATAGGGGGGTGGGGTGTCATTAATCCATGGCTAGTAGTGACCAGACAAGCAAAAATGAGGTGTAGTGGGGGATGGGCGAGCACTCTGTTGTTATGACTGGTCCTTGGCTGCGGGACAAACTTCCAGAggcctcggtatttttttccttttcatctcATTGGTCGGTTTTCAACGAGGAAATGTGGCTCCATTTTTCTGTGAACCTGTCAAACGGACCGGGATCTAATATTTAATCACCGCTGGAGGACGGCTTTCATCTTTTGCATATCACGAGGTGGTGTTTGGTGCTTTTCGTAAATAGGTTAGTTACCGATGTAGCGATATATTATAGTTCCGCTCGctagaaaacagacaaaaaacacgCTTTTTATCATGGTGCATCCAAAAGCTACGGTGCTTATATGAGCTATATGTTACATTATTCGACAGAGGTCGGATAAATTGCCGCCGTGACGGGTTAATCTTTACATTGAGCTTCAGTGAAATAACAGTATTTACAGGCAGCTCATTTTCGCATGTCGAGTCAGCCCACTGTGTCGAATAGCCGTTGCTGGCTTCTTACCGCCTGGCTTCAGCCTTAATATTATAACCTCACGATAGTTGATGTAACGTTATGTGCGAAAACGATCAGTCTTCCAATCGATTAAAGAGACAACATTGTCTGATTTGAACACAAGAGCTGTGGAAGATATCGTCTATTGAAAGGTTTAACCCAAGTAGGTACGAGATTGTAGCGACACTGTCATTAGCATAGCATGGTAGTGTTAGCTAGCTCGCTAGCTTGTTAGCAGGTTAGAAGGATAGCGAGCtgactgtttcattttaaatgctttaaaaaagacgctaactttaactttattgcATCCAAATGCATTAGAAAGTGATTAAAACATAACACTAACACATATATAGCCTTAACTGGGTTACTTTGGTAGCTAACGTAACTGTTGATGACCCACACCAAATGATCCAAACGTGAGACCGCCTTGCCTGACTGGCTAATGTTACTTAGCTCACAGTCTGGACACCGTTACATGGGCTGTAAATAACAAACTACTAATTACACCAATTAGCAAAGTCAATAACAAGAAGACGAAAGGAATGCGTGTTTACTTTGCAGTTTACTAAGTAGGCAAGTGCCGATAAAGCCCGTTCCCATTTCTCCGTACATCCACTCTGTAGTGACCTATGACATGTGGACACAACAGTAACGAGTTAACTGCACAAATACGCTGCTGTGTTACCCTGCTGATAACAGTGCTATTTTATTTCACGGTAGTCTTGGAagaaataaacagcatttttgaGTCATTCATTGGTGTAAACTGGTGCTGGTGACTTAACACTACACACCCCAAACAGCGTGTCGGTTAatgtacacacactgtaatttgTTGAGCCCCATTCACTCGCCACCGTGTGTGTGGGGGGATGGGCAAGTAACTAACATGCCATGCTATCTTGTTCATTTAGCTGCTGATAGATCAACATGGTGACATAACCTGAGCACGAAATCAacctgagctgaagaggaacaACAGAAGTAGGCCTGCATACACACAGGCGACTGTAGACTGTAAACGCGGCAAAACAAAAATTGAATGGCGCAGTTGAATGTAGttgcatttaaaatgataataagacACCAGAGTCCTTGATCCACGTTGATTTAATACCTGAAGTGAGCTGTGGGGTAATACTGAATGCGTCTAAAACGTGTCTTTGCTAAATTAGATTCATGACGCCACGTCTGTGtttcgtttttctttttttcttttttataacaCATTGGCATACTTCCCCTTTAATTACAGTCCTGCTGAGATAGTTACACTGTGCATAGTACAGATATCCCACTGGCTGCTATGGCTTTTTACAATGCTGACCCAGTTTCTCTCATTGATTGGTGACACGCCCCATTGTTCATAACACTTTCCTCTGGCTGCCTTTTCACCTACTCTCTGACACACCTCTGCTAACATGTCCATTCTGGTCTAAGTCATTTGTCACAGTGCTCAAAGGGAAATCCCAACTTCTGTGAATTATTTGGCACTTCCTGTACACTTC
This genomic interval from Scomber scombrus chromosome 11, fScoSco1.1, whole genome shotgun sequence contains the following:
- the kcnmb2a gene encoding calcium-activated potassium channel subunit beta-2 gives rise to the protein MHQRSFQQSFRSASARKGGRGSSGKMFFVAGAKNKAGSGGGNERRSIYKKFREVDILDKKKTVTALKPGEDRAIFLGLGMILSSVMMYFVLGITILRSYADSVWTEEGVCVVLNSTVTADMNCSYNCGSDCWRVSKYPCLQVYVSVNNTGRVSRLSHNEETQDASSECFYMPRCQKDSVAMHAMIMNISDRLKVNQQVLCYYDPSEQQETVLLTRLYDHSVVFHSLLWPSCMLTGGALIIVMVKLTQYLSRLCEEIGKIKR